The following are encoded together in the Lactuca sativa cultivar Salinas chromosome 1, Lsat_Salinas_v11, whole genome shotgun sequence genome:
- the LOC111916792 gene encoding uncharacterized protein LOC111916792 isoform X3, producing MDADEKLTELKKAYADMILNTVKEAAGRIMISERKAYRLEFELKESKENALQMLTRLKQMMDSKINEAEMVSQIQQKKIEELEAQVQEAEDIVKDLREELSFMHAELERSKPKNAVNPDSIPTSDVRNSDKDESNRGQILYNSLIPFWKSYVNDQNLPAIILRSKGRKLNRSGCTHRIHACEGTLYEQTNVRKPDLITETDEESEKLQKEPSLGDERKKDRKRGSPDGKKRSQPLDQVNEIDHVAESSYSTMAKSAKCLREGSGDSINTVWDLVRVSDVHRRLREELLPMECEKTELPPTSEAPVDAPELKVVETGGVGAPIHTISGRVIKYTFQRKRKRGTFSTNGSDLVNNMKKKKEEDENALLETEKVIATEKSTQEETEKVKSIQESTQGENEKAISIEESTKEESYLEKLI from the exons ATGGACGCCGATGAG AAGTTGACGGAATTGAAGAAGGCGTATGCGGATATGATACTTAATACAGTGAAAGAGGCAGCGGGGAGGATTATGATATCGGAGCGGAAAGCTTATCGGTTAGAATTCGAGCTCAAAGAATCCAAGGAAAACGCTCTTCAGATGCTTACGAGACTTAAACAGATGATGGATTCGAAG ATTAATGAAGCGGAAATGGTATCCCAAATCCAACAGAAGAAAATTGAAGAACTAGAAGCACAAGTCCAAGAAGCTGAGGACATAGTGAAAGATCTCAGAGAAGAGTTAAGTTTCATGCATGCTGAATTAGAGAGGAGCAAACCAAAAAATGCAGTTAACCCTGATTCCATTCCAACTTCTGATGTTCGGAATTCTGATAAAGATGAGAGTAACAGAGGCCAGATCTTGTATAATTCTTTGATTCCTTTTTGGAAGTCTTATGTTAATGACCAAAATTTACCGGCTATAATCTTAAGAAGCAAAGGAAGGAAGTTAAACAGAAGCGGTTGTACTCATAGAATTCATGCATGTGAAGGGACCCTATATGAACAAACAAATGTCCGTAAGCCTGATTTGATTACTGAAACGGATGAAGAAAGCGAGAAATTACAAAAAGAGCCCTCCCTCGGGGATGAAAGAAAAAAGGACAGGAAAAGAGGGAGTCCAGATGGGAAAAAGAGATCTCAACCGTTGGATCAAGTTAATGAGATTGATCATGTGGCTGAGAGTTCATATTCAACCATGGCAAAGTCAGCTAAGTGTTTAAGGGAAGGTTCTGGTGATAGTATTAATACCGTTTGGGATTTGGTAAGAGTAAGCGACGTTCATAGAAGATTGAGAGAGGAACTTCTACCTATGGAATGTGAAAAGACTGAATTGCCCCCAACCTCAGAAGCTCCGGTTGATGCCCCGGAGTTGAAGGTTGTTGAGACTGGTGGGGTTGGGGCTCCTATTCATACAATAAGTGGTAGAGTTATCAAGTACACGTTCCAAAGGAAGAGGAAACGTGGGACATTCAGCACCAATGGAAGTGACTTGGTCAACaacatgaagaagaagaaagaagaggacGAAAATGCCCTTTTGGAGACTGAGAAAGTCATCGCAACAGAAAAGTCAACTCAAGAGGAGACTGAGAAAGTCAAGTCAATACAAGAGTCAACTCAAGGTGAGAATGAGAAAGCCATCTCAATAGAAGAGTCAACTAAAGAGGAGTCATACCTAGAAAAG CTTATATAA
- the LOC111916792 gene encoding uncharacterized protein LOC111916792 isoform X1 produces MDADEKLTELKKAYADMILNTVKEAAGRIMISERKAYRLEFELKESKENALQMLTRLKQMMDSKINEAEMVSQIQQKKIEELEAQVQEAEDIVKDLREELSFMHAELERSKPKNAVNPDSIPTSDVRNSDKDESNRGQILYNSLIPFWKSYVNDQNLPAIILRSKGRKLNRSGCTHRIHACEGTLYEQTNVRKPDLITETDEESEKLQKEPSLGDERKKDRKRGSPDGKKRSQPLDQVNEIDHVAESSYSTMAKSAKCLREGSGDSINTVWDLVRVSDVHRRLREELLPMECEKTELPPTSEAPVDAPELKVVETGGVGAPIHTISGRVIKYTFQRKRKRGTFSTNGSDLVNNMKKKKEEDENALLETEKVIATEKSTQEETEKVKSIQESTQGENEKAISIEESTKEESYLEKVAKQLI; encoded by the exons ATGGACGCCGATGAG AAGTTGACGGAATTGAAGAAGGCGTATGCGGATATGATACTTAATACAGTGAAAGAGGCAGCGGGGAGGATTATGATATCGGAGCGGAAAGCTTATCGGTTAGAATTCGAGCTCAAAGAATCCAAGGAAAACGCTCTTCAGATGCTTACGAGACTTAAACAGATGATGGATTCGAAG ATTAATGAAGCGGAAATGGTATCCCAAATCCAACAGAAGAAAATTGAAGAACTAGAAGCACAAGTCCAAGAAGCTGAGGACATAGTGAAAGATCTCAGAGAAGAGTTAAGTTTCATGCATGCTGAATTAGAGAGGAGCAAACCAAAAAATGCAGTTAACCCTGATTCCATTCCAACTTCTGATGTTCGGAATTCTGATAAAGATGAGAGTAACAGAGGCCAGATCTTGTATAATTCTTTGATTCCTTTTTGGAAGTCTTATGTTAATGACCAAAATTTACCGGCTATAATCTTAAGAAGCAAAGGAAGGAAGTTAAACAGAAGCGGTTGTACTCATAGAATTCATGCATGTGAAGGGACCCTATATGAACAAACAAATGTCCGTAAGCCTGATTTGATTACTGAAACGGATGAAGAAAGCGAGAAATTACAAAAAGAGCCCTCCCTCGGGGATGAAAGAAAAAAGGACAGGAAAAGAGGGAGTCCAGATGGGAAAAAGAGATCTCAACCGTTGGATCAAGTTAATGAGATTGATCATGTGGCTGAGAGTTCATATTCAACCATGGCAAAGTCAGCTAAGTGTTTAAGGGAAGGTTCTGGTGATAGTATTAATACCGTTTGGGATTTGGTAAGAGTAAGCGACGTTCATAGAAGATTGAGAGAGGAACTTCTACCTATGGAATGTGAAAAGACTGAATTGCCCCCAACCTCAGAAGCTCCGGTTGATGCCCCGGAGTTGAAGGTTGTTGAGACTGGTGGGGTTGGGGCTCCTATTCATACAATAAGTGGTAGAGTTATCAAGTACACGTTCCAAAGGAAGAGGAAACGTGGGACATTCAGCACCAATGGAAGTGACTTGGTCAACaacatgaagaagaagaaagaagaggacGAAAATGCCCTTTTGGAGACTGAGAAAGTCATCGCAACAGAAAAGTCAACTCAAGAGGAGACTGAGAAAGTCAAGTCAATACAAGAGTCAACTCAAGGTGAGAATGAGAAAGCCATCTCAATAGAAGAGTCAACTAAAGAGGAGTCATACCTAGAAAAGGTTGCTAAACAG CTTATATAA
- the LOC111916792 gene encoding uncharacterized protein LOC111916792 isoform X2: MDADELTELKKAYADMILNTVKEAAGRIMISERKAYRLEFELKESKENALQMLTRLKQMMDSKINEAEMVSQIQQKKIEELEAQVQEAEDIVKDLREELSFMHAELERSKPKNAVNPDSIPTSDVRNSDKDESNRGQILYNSLIPFWKSYVNDQNLPAIILRSKGRKLNRSGCTHRIHACEGTLYEQTNVRKPDLITETDEESEKLQKEPSLGDERKKDRKRGSPDGKKRSQPLDQVNEIDHVAESSYSTMAKSAKCLREGSGDSINTVWDLVRVSDVHRRLREELLPMECEKTELPPTSEAPVDAPELKVVETGGVGAPIHTISGRVIKYTFQRKRKRGTFSTNGSDLVNNMKKKKEEDENALLETEKVIATEKSTQEETEKVKSIQESTQGENEKAISIEESTKEESYLEKVAKQLI; this comes from the exons ATGGACGCCGATGAG TTGACGGAATTGAAGAAGGCGTATGCGGATATGATACTTAATACAGTGAAAGAGGCAGCGGGGAGGATTATGATATCGGAGCGGAAAGCTTATCGGTTAGAATTCGAGCTCAAAGAATCCAAGGAAAACGCTCTTCAGATGCTTACGAGACTTAAACAGATGATGGATTCGAAG ATTAATGAAGCGGAAATGGTATCCCAAATCCAACAGAAGAAAATTGAAGAACTAGAAGCACAAGTCCAAGAAGCTGAGGACATAGTGAAAGATCTCAGAGAAGAGTTAAGTTTCATGCATGCTGAATTAGAGAGGAGCAAACCAAAAAATGCAGTTAACCCTGATTCCATTCCAACTTCTGATGTTCGGAATTCTGATAAAGATGAGAGTAACAGAGGCCAGATCTTGTATAATTCTTTGATTCCTTTTTGGAAGTCTTATGTTAATGACCAAAATTTACCGGCTATAATCTTAAGAAGCAAAGGAAGGAAGTTAAACAGAAGCGGTTGTACTCATAGAATTCATGCATGTGAAGGGACCCTATATGAACAAACAAATGTCCGTAAGCCTGATTTGATTACTGAAACGGATGAAGAAAGCGAGAAATTACAAAAAGAGCCCTCCCTCGGGGATGAAAGAAAAAAGGACAGGAAAAGAGGGAGTCCAGATGGGAAAAAGAGATCTCAACCGTTGGATCAAGTTAATGAGATTGATCATGTGGCTGAGAGTTCATATTCAACCATGGCAAAGTCAGCTAAGTGTTTAAGGGAAGGTTCTGGTGATAGTATTAATACCGTTTGGGATTTGGTAAGAGTAAGCGACGTTCATAGAAGATTGAGAGAGGAACTTCTACCTATGGAATGTGAAAAGACTGAATTGCCCCCAACCTCAGAAGCTCCGGTTGATGCCCCGGAGTTGAAGGTTGTTGAGACTGGTGGGGTTGGGGCTCCTATTCATACAATAAGTGGTAGAGTTATCAAGTACACGTTCCAAAGGAAGAGGAAACGTGGGACATTCAGCACCAATGGAAGTGACTTGGTCAACaacatgaagaagaagaaagaagaggacGAAAATGCCCTTTTGGAGACTGAGAAAGTCATCGCAACAGAAAAGTCAACTCAAGAGGAGACTGAGAAAGTCAAGTCAATACAAGAGTCAACTCAAGGTGAGAATGAGAAAGCCATCTCAATAGAAGAGTCAACTAAAGAGGAGTCATACCTAGAAAAGGTTGCTAAACAG CTTATATAA
- the LOC111916791 gene encoding uncharacterized protein LOC111916791, with translation MGYDSIPIAASNAKEFGKKKRVNRTAKLKQSKLDVRREQWLSQVKNKGCKEETNGVSGVKMPAERNDTNPSGEENEGLRNLCSDYESPFNSPMSSVFGSNRSPSHFTSNSSSSSSSSGGCCSESMNEEDECLDDWEAIADALAADEIKNNNLESPEPDSVTATMEASQDDCCARAWRADDVFRPQSLPNLLKQNSFPCFKNVCSPSTCPICCEDLDLTDTSFLPCPCGYRLCLFCHKRILEDDGRCPGCRKQYDHHGQGNLSSKMGRSYSMIPRR, from the exons ATGGGTTACGATTCGATCCCGATTGCAGCATCAAACGCCAAGGAATTTGGCAAGAAAAAGAGG GTGAATAGAACAGCCAAATTGAAGCAGAGCAAACTTGATGTTCGTCGTGAACAGTGGCTTTCCCAAG TGAAGAACAAAGGATGCAAGGAAGAAACCAACGGTGTTAGTGGTGTGAAAATGCCTGCTGAACGGAATGATACTAATCCCAGTGGTGAAGAGAATGAGGGTTTGAGGAATCTTTGCAGTGATTACGAGTCACCATTTAACAGTCCGATGAGCAGTGTTTTCGGGAGTAACAGATCACCTTCTCATTTTACCAGCAatagcagcagcagtagtagtagCAGTGGAGGTTGTTGTTCAGAAAGCATGAATGAAGAAGATGAGTGCTTGGATGATTGGGAAGCCATTGCCGATGCTTTAGCAGCTgatgaaattaaaaataataatcttGAATCCCCTGAGCCAGATTCTGTGACAGCAACCATGGAGGCAAGTCAAGATGATTGCTGTGCTCGAGCTTGGAGAGCAGATGATGTTTTTCGACCTCAGAGTCTGCCAAACTTACTAAAACAAAACAGCTTTCCATGTTTCAAGAATGTTTGTTCACCATCAACGTGTCCCATATGCTGTGAAGATCTGGATTTGACAGATACAAGTTTTCTTCCTTGTCCATGTGGCTACAGGCTCTGTCTTTTCTGCCACAAGAGAATTCTTGAAGATGATGGTCGTTGTCCAGGCTGCAGGAAACAGTATGACCACCATGGCCAGGGTAATCTATCTTCAAAAATGGGCCGTTCTTACAGCATGATCCCTAGGCGTTAG
- the LOC111916790 gene encoding protein EDS1L — protein sequence MRESIGEKSGISESVIIKASSLSIKSHKSNGCYIKDSGPDETIFAFTGSWSVQDFYSRDPFGETKIDLSHFPSLKSIGNNELAKINQGFFQKFQSLFQTPSFKSEVERAVKKDKPIIFTGNSSGGPVAILAAVWYLEEYTRSNGRPPCKCLTFGSPLVGDRIFTHALNRENWARFFLHFVGRYDIVPRITLAPFSSLKNEFGHILDFFNPKSRNFRKQSPSGSQEALTFYKTVLKNSSSVASHAACNLMGSTNSLLEVISSFVELSPYRPSGTYVFCSGNGKLICVTNPNAVLQILFYCCQPGSEAEVTDAVSKSLNMDYNDELEESLLGMQDVVYLDDDMEIPMSSNDNGSGDTDTATINAALKDLGLSTRARLCLQAAQAFEKQKLQNQNTIDSKKPQIRKTLKIIADYQKTSEDRKIGYYDAFKIQKGNDDFNANVTRLELAGIWDEIVEMLKRYELPDGFESEEEWIKLGTEFRRLVEPLDIANYYRHSKDEDTGTYLRDGGRPKRYKYTQRWWEHEKKLNEGSSSETIFWAKVEEMKRKPFEEIKDQIVAMEKQVKEWVQKEELNKDVFLEKSTFVKWWKTLPEKHRSESCLKFHFQNST from the exons ATGAGAGAAAGTATAGGGGAGAAATCAGGGATCAGCGAATCAGTGATCATAAAAGCTTCTTCTTTATCAATCAAATCACACAAATCCAACGGCTGCTATATTAAGGATTCCGGTCCCGATGAAACCATTTTCGCCTTCACCGGATCATGGTCCGTTCAAGATTTTTACAGCCGGGACCCGTTTGGCGAAACCAAGATCGATCTTTCACACTTTCCATCACTAAAAAGCATTGGAAACAATGAACTTGCCAAGATCAATCAAGGATTCTTCCAAAAATTCCAATCCCTCTTTCAAACACCATCTTTCAAGTCCGAG GTAGAGAGAGCGGTGAAGAAAGATAAACCCATAATCTTCACCGGAAATTCGTCTGGCGGTCCGGTGGCCATCCTGGCGGCGGTTTGGTACCTTGAGGAATACACGCGATCCAACGGTCGGCCGCCCTGTAAATGTTTAACTTTCGGGTCACCTCTCGTAGGTGACCGGATATTCACACACGCCTTAAACCGAGAAAATTGGGCGCGTTTCTTCCTCCATTTTGTCGGGAGGTACGACATTGTTCCTAGGATAACACTTGCCCCGTTCTCCTCCCTCAAAAATGAATTCGGTCACATTCTCGATTTCTTCAATCCCAAATCCAGAAACTTCCGGAAACAGTCACCTTCGGGGTCACAAGAAGCTTTGACTTTTTACAAAACGGTTTTGAAGAATTCATCGTCTGTTGCGAGTCATGCTGCTTGTAATCTCATGGGAAGTACAAACTCGTTACTTGAAGTGATCTCGAGTTTTGTTGAGCTTAGTCCTTACAGACCTTCCGGAACGTATGTTTTTTGTAGCGGGAATGGGAAATTGATTTGTGTGACGAATCCGAATGCGGTTCTTCAGATTCTGTTTTATTGTTGCCAGCCTGGCAGTGAAGCGGAAGTTACGGATGCAGTAAGTAAAAGCTTAAACATGGATTATAATGATGAATTGGAAGAGAGCTTATTAGGGATGCAAGATGTTGTGTACCTTGATGATGATATGGAGATTCCAATGTCTTCCAATGATAATGGTTCTGGTGACACTGACACAGCTACCATAAACGCAGCTTTGAAGGACCTTGGTCTG AGCACAAGGGCAAGGCTATGTCTTCAAGCAGCACAAGCGTTTGAAAAGCAAAAGCTACAAAACCAAAATACAATTGATTCCAAGAAACCCCAGATCAGGAAAACACTCAAGATAATAGCTGACTACCAAAAAACGAGTGAAGACCGAAAGATTGGTTATTATGATGCTTTCAAGATTCAAAAGGGTAATGATGACTTCAATGCAAATGTAACAAGGCTAGAACTAGCAGGTATATGGGATGAGATTGTGGAAATGTTGAAACGTTATGAACTCCCGGATGGATTTGAGAGTGAGGAAGAGTGGATCAAGTTAGGAACCGAGTTCAGGAGACTGGTGGAGCCATTAGACATAGCTAATTACTATAGGCACTCAAAGGATGAAGACACTGGAACTTATTTAAGAGATGGGGGTAGACCAAAGCGTTATAAGTACACTCAAAGATGGTGGGAGCATGAAAAGAAGTTGAATGAAGGGTCGAGCTCAGAGACCATTTTTTGGGCAAAAGTAGAGGAGATGAAAAGGAAACCTTTTGAAGAGATAAAGGACCAAATTGTTGCTATGGAGAAACAAGTCAAAGAATGGGTTCAGAAAGAAGAACTGAACAAGGATGTGTTCCTGGAAAAATCTACTTTTGTTAAGTGGTGGAAGACGCTCCCTGAGAAGCATAGATCAGAATCTTGCCTGAAATTTCACTTCCAGAATTCCACATAG
- the LOC111916789 gene encoding pentatricopeptide repeat-containing protein At1g74900, mitochondrial, with the protein MIGNVSRLHTINRSSLVCSLKFKSSFHNLTTTTPPSPPPLEEDDAAGLCNLILKLDLQTLSQNLETNSVCWTPDLVNKILKRLWNHGPKALEFFRLLERHPIYTHSTTSFDHAIDIAARLRDYKTVWTLVARMRKRRLGPNPKTFAIITERFVSAGKPDKAVRVFLSMHEHGCQQDLNSFNTFLDVLCKSKRAEMAYNLFKVLKRRFKADTISYNIIANGFCLIKRTPRALEVLREMVESGLEPTLKTYNIILNGYFKAGQIKEAWQFFLEMKRRKCVMDVVTYTTMVHGFGVSGEIQKARQVFDEMLETGILPSVATYTAFIQVLCKKDTVENAIVVFEEMLKKGYTPNSTTYSVLIRGLCHVGKMDKAMEYLDRMKQDECEPNVQIFNVIIRYYCDEGEIEKSLEVFERMGSGECLPNLDTYNILISAMFVRKRSDDLMVAGKLLIEMVDRGFVPRKFTFNRILNGLLLTGNQDFAQEILRAQSKCGRLPRHFRL; encoded by the coding sequence ATGATCGGAAATGTTAGCAGGCTTCACACGATAAATCGCTCCTCTTTAGTATGTTCCTTAAAATTCAAATCGTCGTTTCACAACCTGACCACCACCACGCCTCCTTCACCGCCGCCGCTGGAAGAAGATGATGCCGCCGGCCTTTGCAACCTCATCCTAAAGTTAGACCTACAAACCCTAAGTCAAAATCTTGAAACCAACTCTGTCTGCTGGACACCGGACCTGGTAAACAAAATCCTGAAACGCCTCTGGAACCATGGCCCCAAAGCACTTGAATTCTTCAGGCTCCTCGAACGCCATCCCATCTACACCCACTCCACTACCTCATTTGACCACGCCATCGACATTGCCGCCCGATTACGCGACTACAAGACCGTCTGGACGCTCGTCGCCCGTATGCGGAaacgaaggctcggtccgaaccCGAAAACATTCGCGATCATAACCGAGCGGTTCGTATCCGCTGGAAAACCCGACAAAGCCGTAAGAGTTTTCTTGTCGATGCACGAACATGGCTGCCAACAAGACTTGAATAGCTTCAATACATTTCTTGATGTATTATGCAAGTCTAAACGAGCTGAAATGGCCTATAACCTGTTTAAGGTTTTAAAGAGAAGATTCAAAGCAGATACAATCAGTTACAACATCATTGCGAATGGTTTTTGTTTGATTAAGCGAACGCCTAGAGCATTGGAAGTGTTGAGGGAGATGGTGGAGAGTGGTCTCGAGCCAACTCTCAAGACGTATAACATAATCCTTAATGGGTATTTCAAGGCGGGTCAGATTAAAGAAGCTTGGCAGTTCTTCTTGGAGATGAAACGGCGAAAATGTGTGATGGATGTTGTTACGTACACAACAATGGTTCACGGCTTTGGAGTTTCAGGTGAGATCCAAAAGGCACGccaggtgtttgatgaaatgcttgaAACAGGGATTCTTCCCTCTGTTGCTACATACACCGCATTCATTCAAGTTCTCTGCAAGAAAGACACTGTGGAAAACGCCATTGTAGTGTTTGAAGAGATGTTAAAGAAGGGCTATACACCTAATTCAACAACTTACAGTGTACTCATCAGAGGATTATGTCATGTTGGAAAGATGGACAAGGCAATGGAGTATCTGGACAGAATGAAACAAGATGAATGTGAACCAAATGTTCAAATTTTCAATGTGATCATTAGGTATTATTGTGATGAAGGTGAAATCGAAAAGAGTTTGGAAGTTTTTGAGAGAATGGGTAGTGGTGAATGTTTGCCTAATTTGGATACATACAATATTTTGATTAGTGCAATGTTTGTGAGGAAGAGATCAGATGATTTAATGGTGGCAGGGAAACTGTTGATAGAAATGGTGGACAGAGGTTTTGTTCCTAGAAAATTTACCTTCAATCGAATCTTGAATGGGCTTTTGCTTACTGGAAATCAAGATTTTGCTCAAGAGATACTTAGAGCACAGAGTAAATGTGGTCGTCTCCCTCGTCATTTCAGATTATGA